A region of Desulfolithobacter dissulfuricans DNA encodes the following proteins:
- the htpX gene encoding zinc metalloprotease HtpX produces the protein MINTVKTFILMAALTALFMVAGRAMGGQQGMMIALFMAVGLNFFAYWNSDKMALAMNHAREISEVEAPELHLIVANLARRAGIPKPRVYIIESPTPNAFATGRNPQHAAVAVTRGILQILNREELEGVLAHELGHIKNRDILISSIAAVMAGAISYLATMAQWAMIFGGTRDDDEGGSPLATIVMMIVAPLAATLIQMAISRSREYLADRAGAEICGHPKALASALNKLANYNKQIPMDVNPATAQMYIVNPLAGGSLANLFSTHPPIEERIRRLLSM, from the coding sequence ATGATCAATACCGTCAAGACATTCATCCTCATGGCGGCCCTCACCGCCCTGTTCATGGTGGCCGGTCGGGCCATGGGTGGCCAGCAGGGCATGATGATCGCCCTGTTCATGGCTGTGGGACTGAACTTTTTTGCTTACTGGAACTCGGACAAGATGGCCCTGGCCATGAACCATGCCCGGGAGATCAGCGAGGTGGAGGCCCCGGAACTGCACCTGATTGTTGCCAACCTGGCCAGGCGGGCCGGAATCCCCAAGCCCAGGGTCTACATCATCGAAAGCCCGACACCCAACGCCTTTGCCACCGGCCGCAACCCGCAGCACGCCGCGGTGGCGGTCACCAGAGGCATCCTCCAGATTCTCAACCGGGAGGAACTGGAAGGAGTCCTGGCCCATGAACTCGGACACATCAAAAACCGGGATATCCTGATCAGCTCCATTGCCGCGGTCATGGCCGGTGCCATTTCCTATCTGGCAACCATGGCGCAATGGGCCATGATATTTGGCGGAACAAGAGATGACGACGAGGGTGGCAGTCCGCTGGCAACCATCGTCATGATGATTGTGGCCCCGCTGGCGGCAACTCTGATTCAGATGGCCATCTCCCGGAGCCGGGAATACCTGGCCGACCGGGCCGGGGCGGAAATCTGCGGCCACCCCAAAGCACTGGCATCGGCGCTCAACAAACTGGCCAATTACAACAAACAGATCCCCATGGATGTCAATCCGGCCACCGCCCAGATGTATATCGTCAACCCTCTCGCCGGCGGCTCGCTGGCCAACCTTTTTTCAACCCATCCTCCCATCGAGGAACGGATCCGGCGACTGCTGTCCATGTAG
- the dprA gene encoding DNA-processing protein DprA — MLPDLLDWLSLALVPGLGPALAGRLLDRFQTPRRIFDAPPASLRSIPGLGSKTIARLRDPAVLSQIRGQAEDQLAWLARSGTTVLTCQDPEFPTRLLHIHDPPLLLFCRGRLELLSLPAVAVVGSRAATGYGERVGRELGRELANHGIVVLSGMALGIDGAAHRGALDSSGLTTGVLGCGIDVIYPRQHETLFAEVGRRGLLVSEYGPGIGPARFRFPARNRIVSGLSLGVVVVEAGSRSGALITARMALEQGREVFAVPGRVDSFRSRGTHELLRQGATLVSSVDDILEELRFVTTDPMEDGKGSGAGGLQPETEEVDTDGLNPEESRVLAGLDTYPRDIDSLARAVGMEPARLHGILLQLEIMGRVRQLPGQQYERITKGG, encoded by the coding sequence ATGCTCCCTGATCTGCTCGACTGGCTGAGCCTGGCCCTGGTGCCCGGTCTCGGGCCGGCACTGGCCGGTCGGCTGCTGGACCGGTTCCAGACACCCAGGCGTATTTTCGACGCCCCTCCTGCCTCTCTTCGCTCCATTCCCGGTCTGGGCTCCAAAACTATTGCCCGCCTGCGAGACCCTGCGGTTCTCTCGCAAATCCGTGGCCAGGCCGAGGACCAGCTTGCATGGCTGGCCCGGTCCGGGACCACTGTTCTGACCTGTCAGGATCCTGAATTTCCTACCCGCCTGCTGCATATCCATGATCCCCCGCTGCTGCTGTTTTGCCGGGGCCGGCTTGAACTGCTGAGCCTGCCGGCGGTGGCCGTGGTCGGCTCCAGGGCTGCCACCGGTTATGGAGAGCGGGTGGGCCGTGAGCTTGGCCGGGAACTGGCCAATCATGGGATTGTCGTACTTTCGGGCATGGCGCTTGGCATTGATGGGGCCGCCCACCGTGGAGCGCTCGACAGCAGCGGCCTGACCACCGGGGTGCTGGGTTGCGGTATCGATGTGATCTATCCCCGCCAGCATGAAACGCTGTTTGCCGAGGTTGGCCGCCGGGGACTGCTGGTGTCCGAGTATGGTCCGGGCATAGGTCCGGCCCGGTTTCGTTTTCCGGCCCGGAACCGGATCGTCTCCGGCTTGAGCCTGGGGGTCGTGGTGGTGGAGGCCGGGTCCCGATCCGGAGCCCTGATAACCGCCAGAATGGCCCTGGAGCAGGGGCGGGAGGTCTTTGCCGTCCCGGGACGGGTGGATTCCTTCAGGTCTCGCGGTACCCATGAGCTCCTGCGCCAGGGGGCGACCCTGGTCAGTTCGGTGGACGATATCCTCGAAGAGTTGCGATTCGTAACGACTGATCCCATGGAGGACGGGAAGGGATCAGGGGCCGGCGGGCTGCAGCCTGAGACGGAAGAGGTCGACACGGACGGTTTGAACCCGGAAGAGAGCCGGGTGCTTGCCGGGCTCGACACCTATCCACGGGACATTGATTCCCTGGCCCGTGCTGTCGGGATGGAGCCGGCCCGACTGCACGGGATCCTTCTGCAGCTGGAGATCATGGGCCGGGTCCGGCAGCTGCCCGGCCAGCAGTACGAGCGCATCACCAAGGGCGGCTGA
- the dnaG gene encoding DNA primase has translation MADLREEVKNRVRDAADIVQVIGECVELKKAGSRYTGLCPFHAEKTPSFSVNPQGQFFHCFGCGESGDVFSFVMKYHHLSFPEALKELARRYQIDLPEPKLSEADRKRIRQRERLYRVNEEAAELYHRYLLNAEAARGAREYLRQRDVPETIIRTYRLGYAPDPEVAGWNFITDTLRRKDLPVVAIEQAGLAVRSDRGTWYDRFRDRVLFPIYDMTGRVVAFGGRILGDGKPKYMNSPESQIFDKSRILFGLYQHREAIRRQRQAIVVEGNFDLLLLAVHSIDNVVAPLGTALTRAHVRTLRGYCDEAVLLFDGDRAGLKAAMRSIPFFLAEQVDARVALLPEGDDPDTLVRRKGADAVLELVKAAKPLDEFVFEALVREHGLTLEGKNRIIGELRQVIAGSSDEGQRSLMVAHFSEKLGISPGQLLSGIQPGKAAPEEPVLEDRPRRRLSRQERQLIDFLILYPEFIEELLANGLHEVVQDPGIRHFIDTIVSLTGQGEVTPERILSAVTDERQRRYVAEVLIRGVGTSDEEREQEARRFCDELLAWLESFRYRQNAAKLLAEINEAQRSGDRERLMILLEKKQEMSKKNLTFSYKLLKE, from the coding sequence ATGGCTGATCTGCGTGAGGAAGTCAAGAACCGGGTCCGGGACGCGGCCGATATCGTCCAGGTGATCGGTGAGTGCGTGGAGCTGAAAAAGGCCGGCAGCCGCTACACCGGTCTCTGTCCATTCCATGCCGAGAAGACGCCCTCGTTTTCCGTTAATCCCCAGGGGCAGTTTTTTCACTGTTTCGGTTGCGGCGAATCGGGAGACGTCTTTTCCTTTGTGATGAAGTATCATCACCTCTCCTTTCCCGAAGCCCTCAAGGAGCTGGCCCGGCGTTACCAGATCGACCTTCCCGAACCAAAACTCAGTGAGGCGGACCGCAAGCGCATCCGCCAGCGCGAACGTCTCTACCGGGTGAACGAAGAGGCGGCCGAACTCTATCACCGCTACCTGCTCAATGCCGAGGCGGCCAGGGGAGCCCGGGAGTATCTCCGGCAGCGGGATGTGCCTGAAACGATCATCAGGACCTACCGGCTGGGCTATGCGCCGGATCCCGAGGTGGCGGGCTGGAACTTCATCACCGATACCCTGCGGCGCAAGGACCTGCCCGTGGTCGCCATCGAACAGGCCGGCCTGGCGGTGCGCAGCGACCGTGGGACCTGGTATGACCGGTTCCGGGACCGGGTGCTCTTTCCCATCTATGACATGACCGGCCGGGTGGTGGCCTTTGGCGGCCGGATCCTCGGAGATGGCAAGCCCAAATATATGAATTCGCCGGAGAGTCAGATTTTTGACAAGAGCAGGATTCTCTTTGGGCTCTATCAGCATCGGGAAGCCATCCGTCGGCAGCGCCAGGCCATTGTGGTGGAAGGTAATTTCGATCTCCTGCTCCTGGCGGTGCACAGTATCGACAACGTGGTGGCTCCGTTGGGCACCGCCCTGACCCGGGCCCATGTCCGGACCCTGCGGGGATACTGCGACGAGGCGGTGCTGCTCTTTGACGGGGATCGGGCCGGGCTCAAGGCCGCCATGCGTTCCATTCCGTTTTTTCTGGCCGAGCAGGTGGATGCCCGGGTGGCCCTGCTGCCAGAGGGCGATGATCCCGACACCCTGGTACGAAGGAAAGGTGCCGACGCGGTTCTGGAACTTGTCAAGGCAGCCAAACCCCTGGATGAATTCGTCTTCGAGGCTCTGGTCAGGGAGCATGGCCTGACCCTGGAGGGCAAAAACAGGATTATCGGTGAACTCAGGCAGGTGATCGCCGGCAGCTCGGATGAGGGCCAGCGTTCCCTGATGGTGGCCCATTTCAGTGAAAAGCTGGGGATCTCTCCGGGCCAGCTGCTCTCCGGTATCCAGCCGGGCAAGGCCGCTCCGGAGGAGCCGGTGCTGGAGGATCGTCCCCGGCGTCGGTTGTCCCGCCAGGAACGGCAGTTGATCGATTTCCTGATTCTCTATCCCGAATTCATTGAAGAATTGCTGGCAAATGGTTTGCATGAAGTGGTGCAGGATCCGGGAATCCGCCATTTTATTGACACCATTGTCTCCCTCACCGGTCAGGGCGAGGTCACCCCGGAAAGGATTCTCTCTGCCGTGACCGATGAGCGGCAGCGGAGGTACGTGGCCGAGGTCCTGATTCGGGGTGTAGGGACCAGCGATGAGGAGCGGGAGCAGGAGGCCAGGAGGTTTTGCGATGAACTGCTGGCCTGGCTGGAATCATTCCGCTACAGGCAGAATGCGGCCAAACTGCTGGCCGAGATCAATGAGGCCCAGCGTTCCGGTGACCGGGAACGGCTCATGATACTCCTGGAAAAGAAACAGGAGATGAGTAAAAAAAATTTAACTTTTAGTTATAAATTGTTGAAAGAATAA
- a CDS encoding integrase core domain-containing protein — MLLSLEDAREVVAGFNEHYNTKRPHSPIGCVVTLEDNPRSCYQQIFKDREAKLESAGAARKALRYQCGCPPLAKDVIVL, encoded by the coding sequence GTGTTATTATCCCTGGAAGATGCGCGGGAAGTTGTTGCAGGTTTTAATGAGCATTACAACACAAAACGTCCACATAGCCCCATTGGATGTGTTGTTACCCTGGAGGATAATCCTAGAAGTTGCTATCAGCAAATTTTCAAAGATCGAGAAGCCAAACTGGAGTCCGCCGGGGCGGCCAGAAAAGCATTGAGATACCAATGTGGTTGCCCGCCCTTAGCAAAGGATGTTATTGTCTTGTAA
- a CDS encoding calcium/sodium antiporter, which yields MSMDYSPNFSSIWLAFGAVVVGLVMLVSGGESLVSGAVRLARRWGVSPLVIGLTVVAFGTSVPELFVSLTAALQGHPDIMIGNVVGSNIANIGLILGFCALIVPLHLTLREVWNELLLVLGGSILLMLCSAYGFFPRSVGLIFIVTLLGYTTLTYYRKSGRIPEELLSESDSRAAAQPVLVPILLVIGGLILLGSGSSLFINGAVDVARYFRVSELIIGLTLAAIGTSLPELASSLSALRRKESGMLIGNVIGSNMFNLFMVLGLTAVIKPFALSRDLLHRDLPIMLSFTLILIPILQRNGGTNRWHGLLFLLGYAGYCLALL from the coding sequence ATGTCTATGGACTACTCTCCGAACTTTTCCTCGATATGGCTCGCTTTTGGTGCGGTTGTAGTCGGCCTTGTCATGCTGGTCAGCGGCGGCGAATCCCTGGTCTCCGGGGCGGTCAGGCTGGCCCGGCGCTGGGGCGTCTCTCCCCTGGTCATCGGTCTGACCGTAGTGGCCTTCGGCACCTCGGTCCCGGAACTCTTTGTCAGCCTCACCGCCGCCCTCCAGGGCCACCCCGATATCATGATCGGCAACGTGGTTGGCTCCAATATCGCCAACATAGGACTCATACTGGGCTTCTGTGCTCTCATCGTTCCACTCCACCTGACCCTGCGCGAAGTCTGGAACGAACTGCTCCTGGTCCTGGGAGGCTCCATTCTGCTGATGCTCTGCAGCGCCTATGGCTTCTTTCCCCGCTCCGTCGGCCTGATCTTCATCGTCACCCTGCTTGGTTACACCACCCTGACCTATTACCGCAAGTCCGGTCGGATCCCGGAAGAACTCCTGTCCGAAAGCGACAGCAGGGCCGCAGCGCAACCCGTGCTGGTGCCCATCCTCCTGGTGATCGGCGGCCTGATCCTGCTGGGTTCGGGCTCGTCGCTGTTCATCAACGGCGCCGTGGACGTTGCCCGTTATTTCCGCGTCAGCGAGTTGATCATCGGCCTGACCCTGGCGGCCATCGGCACCTCCCTGCCTGAACTGGCATCCAGCCTTTCCGCCTTGCGGCGCAAGGAATCGGGCATGCTGATCGGCAATGTGATCGGCTCCAACATGTTCAACCTTTTCATGGTTCTCGGCCTGACCGCGGTGATCAAGCCCTTTGCCCTGTCCAGGGATCTCCTCCACCGGGACCTGCCGATCATGCTGTCCTTCACCCTGATCCTGATCCCCATTCTGCAGCGCAACGGCGGCACCAACCGGTGGCACGGCCTGCTCTTTCTCCTGGGCTACGCCGGCTACTGCCTGGCTCTCCTGTAA
- a CDS encoding sigma-70 family RNA polymerase sigma factor: MPEELQSQPLPAIEIDRRSAFDRRSGRDRRRGGDRREQGTSIDPMNIYLREMGNLTLLSHEEEIELARMIEEGEMRVQRSVLRLSLGISALNDLADALCRGRMRINTVIKGLSENDDRSLAAVKDEFLALIDKANELDARRKELYAELKKVAGVPEKEEPLVREILDIGLEIAGLFEPYRLCTKGINSVADAVKELSEKFKKVRVKARQREQLALRKQSLESGDEALSVREIERRIALEIGDSIGVTCRIFDEILTEIEYGRESARQAREALVRANLRLVISVSKKFLNRGLQLPDLIQEGNIGLMKAVEKYDYKRGYKFSTYATWWIRQAITRGIADQGRTIRLPVHMIETINRMLRFSKEFQRLESREPTPEEMAEQMGTEVEKVHIALKTAKDAISLDAPVGDEEDSLLSDFIEDHAHPDPQEASMVESLKRCLCRVMSSLTPREEKVLRMRYGIEVGCDHTLEEVGKCFSVTRERIRQIEAQAIKKLRHPTRSKDLESFITD; the protein is encoded by the coding sequence ATGCCAGAGGAACTGCAGTCACAACCGCTTCCAGCGATAGAAATTGATCGCCGATCCGCCTTTGACCGGCGCAGCGGCCGGGATCGCAGGCGGGGAGGTGACCGACGGGAGCAGGGGACCAGTATCGATCCAATGAACATCTACCTGCGTGAGATGGGCAATCTGACCCTGCTCAGTCACGAGGAAGAGATCGAGCTGGCGCGTATGATAGAAGAAGGAGAGATGCGGGTGCAGCGTTCGGTGTTGCGTCTTTCGCTGGGTATCTCCGCCCTCAACGACCTGGCCGATGCGCTCTGCCGCGGGCGGATGCGGATCAACACTGTGATCAAGGGGCTGTCGGAGAACGATGACCGGTCCCTGGCCGCGGTCAAGGACGAGTTTCTTGCCCTGATAGACAAGGCCAACGAGCTCGATGCCCGCCGCAAGGAGCTCTATGCAGAGCTCAAAAAGGTTGCCGGTGTTCCGGAAAAGGAAGAGCCGCTGGTTCGGGAAATTCTCGATATCGGGCTTGAGATCGCCGGTTTGTTCGAGCCCTACCGGCTCTGCACCAAGGGGATCAACTCGGTGGCCGATGCGGTCAAGGAACTCAGTGAAAAGTTCAAGAAGGTCCGGGTCAAGGCGCGGCAGCGGGAGCAGCTGGCCCTGCGCAAGCAGAGTCTGGAGAGCGGCGACGAGGCGTTGTCCGTCAGGGAGATCGAGCGGCGCATTGCCCTGGAGATCGGCGACTCGATCGGGGTCACCTGCCGTATATTTGACGAAATTCTGACCGAGATCGAGTATGGCCGGGAGTCGGCCAGGCAGGCCAGGGAGGCTCTGGTCCGGGCCAATCTCCGGCTGGTGATTTCGGTCTCCAAAAAATTTCTCAACCGTGGCCTGCAGCTGCCCGACCTGATCCAGGAGGGCAACATCGGTCTGATGAAGGCGGTGGAGAAATATGACTACAAGCGGGGCTACAAGTTCTCCACCTATGCGACCTGGTGGATCCGCCAGGCCATCACCCGCGGTATTGCCGACCAGGGTCGGACCATCCGTCTGCCGGTTCACATGATCGAGACCATCAATCGCATGTTGCGGTTTTCCAAGGAGTTTCAGCGGCTTGAGAGCCGGGAGCCCACTCCGGAAGAGATGGCCGAACAGATGGGCACCGAGGTGGAAAAGGTCCACATCGCCCTGAAGACGGCCAAGGATGCCATCTCCCTCGATGCGCCGGTGGGCGACGAGGAAGACTCGCTGCTCTCGGATTTCATCGAGGATCATGCCCATCCCGATCCCCAGGAAGCCTCCATGGTGGAAAGTTTGAAACGCTGCCTGTGCCGGGTGATGTCGTCCCTGACCCCGCGCGAGGAGAAGGTCCTGCGCATGCGCTACGGCATCGAGGTGGGCTGTGATCACACCCTGGAGGAGGTGGGGAAATGTTTTTCCGTCACCCGGGAGCGGATCCGTCAGATTGAGGCCCAGGCCATCAAGAAGCTGCGCCATCCGACCCGCAGCAAGGACCTGGAATCCTTTATCACGGATTGA
- the rpe gene encoding ribulose-phosphate 3-epimerase, which yields MKSMMIAPSILSADFSRLGDEIRGVADAGAEVIHVDVMDGHFVPNITIGPLVVKAVRAVTDLPVDVHLMISDPDRYLKEFADAGADWITVHVEACTHLHRTLRCIRDLGKKAGAVLNPATSLSTLDYVLEEVDLVMLMSVNPGFGGQSFIESSLEKTRELRRRLDAVNPEAGIEIDGGVSPQTIGRIAEAGANIFVAGSAIYGHSDYRAVIARLKELAGF from the coding sequence ATGAAATCGATGATGATTGCCCCTTCCATTCTCTCTGCTGATTTTTCCCGCCTCGGGGACGAGATCCGTGGTGTGGCCGATGCCGGTGCCGAGGTTATCCACGTGGATGTAATGGACGGCCATTTCGTTCCCAATATCACCATAGGTCCGCTGGTGGTCAAGGCGGTCCGGGCGGTGACGGATCTGCCGGTGGACGTCCATCTGATGATCAGTGATCCGGACCGGTATCTCAAGGAGTTCGCCGATGCCGGTGCCGACTGGATCACCGTCCATGTAGAGGCCTGTACCCATCTGCATCGGACCTTGCGCTGTATCCGCGATCTCGGCAAAAAGGCCGGCGCGGTGCTCAATCCGGCCACCTCGCTTTCCACTCTGGATTATGTGCTGGAAGAGGTGGATCTGGTCATGCTCATGAGCGTCAATCCCGGCTTTGGAGGCCAGTCGTTTATTGAGTCGTCGCTGGAAAAGACCAGGGAACTGCGCCGCCGTCTGGATGCGGTCAATCCGGAGGCCGGGATCGAAATCGACGGCGGGGTCAGCCCGCAGACCATTGGCCGCATAGCCGAGGCCGGGGCCAATATTTTTGTCGCCGGCTCGGCCATTTACGGGCACAGTGATTACCGGGCGGTGATCGCTCGGCTCAAAGAGCTGGCCGGATTCTAA
- a CDS encoding glucose-6-phosphate isomerase, translating into MQGTDFSNLQAVTRLSELAGKPWKLNVRGGLDEERVNRFRASGCGFDLLFATQRLDDRVLDGLQDLADEAGLVEQFMAMKQGAVMNRIEGYESEERQVLHTACRDIFSDTPLAPEATAQAREQLERLRKFLEELDRGKLRNHRGERFTTMVQVGIGGSDLGPRALCQALAGHALPERRVRFIANVDPDDAASVLAGLDLSRTLFNVVSKSGTTLETRTNEALVRAALEESGLDPVHHLIAVTGAGSPMDDPKRYRRTFHMFDYIGGRFSVTSMVGGVVLGFMLGYEGFIELLRGANDMDVLAEKPGLLDNLPLLMAMIGIWNRNFLGLPTLAVLPYSQMLHRFPAHLQQCDMESNGKSVTRQGKSVRWKTGPIVWGEPGTNGQHAFYQLLHQGTEVVPVEFIGFRRSQYGHDLKVEGTSSQQKLVVNMLAQAMALATGQEHDNPNKRFPGNRPSTILIGERLTPYAMGALLALYENRIAFQGFCWNINSFDQEGVQLGKVLAGRLLDCLSESPAGAEHSLERGLLKAAGLL; encoded by the coding sequence ATGCAGGGTACGGATTTCTCCAATCTTCAGGCTGTGACCAGGCTCTCGGAACTTGCCGGAAAACCCTGGAAGCTGAACGTACGGGGCGGGCTCGACGAGGAGCGGGTCAACCGCTTTCGCGCAAGTGGTTGCGGTTTTGACCTGCTCTTTGCCACCCAGCGGTTGGACGACCGAGTCCTGGACGGGCTCCAGGATCTCGCCGACGAGGCCGGCCTGGTGGAGCAGTTCATGGCCATGAAGCAGGGTGCGGTGATGAACCGCATCGAGGGGTACGAGAGCGAGGAGCGCCAAGTGCTGCACACTGCCTGCCGGGATATCTTCTCCGATACGCCCCTGGCCCCGGAGGCCACGGCCCAGGCCAGGGAGCAGCTGGAGCGGTTGCGGAAATTTCTCGAAGAGCTGGACCGGGGAAAGTTGCGCAACCATCGGGGCGAGCGCTTCACCACCATGGTCCAGGTGGGGATTGGCGGTTCGGATCTCGGGCCGCGAGCCCTGTGCCAGGCACTCGCCGGCCATGCCCTGCCCGAGCGCCGGGTCCGTTTCATCGCCAACGTGGATCCAGATGATGCCGCTTCGGTCCTGGCCGGGCTCGATCTGTCCCGGACTCTCTTCAACGTGGTCTCCAAAAGCGGAACCACCCTGGAAACCCGGACCAACGAGGCGCTGGTCCGGGCCGCGCTCGAAGAGTCCGGCCTTGACCCTGTTCACCATCTGATCGCGGTTACCGGGGCCGGCAGCCCCATGGACGACCCGAAACGCTACCGGCGCACCTTCCACATGTTCGACTATATCGGAGGGAGGTTTTCCGTCACCTCCATGGTGGGCGGGGTGGTGCTCGGTTTCATGCTCGGGTATGAGGGCTTCATTGAACTGCTGCGCGGCGCCAATGATATGGACGTGTTGGCCGAGAAACCCGGCCTGCTTGACAATCTCCCCCTGCTCATGGCCATGATCGGTATCTGGAACCGTAACTTTCTCGGCTTGCCGACCTTGGCGGTCCTGCCCTACAGCCAGATGCTGCACCGGTTTCCGGCCCATCTTCAGCAATGCGACATGGAAAGCAACGGCAAGTCCGTGACCCGGCAGGGAAAGTCGGTCCGGTGGAAGACCGGGCCCATTGTCTGGGGTGAGCCAGGTACCAACGGTCAGCATGCTTTCTACCAGCTTCTGCACCAGGGGACCGAGGTCGTCCCGGTGGAATTCATCGGTTTTCGTCGCTCCCAGTATGGTCACGATCTGAAGGTGGAGGGGACCAGTTCTCAGCAGAAACTGGTGGTCAATATGCTGGCCCAGGCCATGGCCCTGGCCACCGGACAGGAACATGACAACCCGAATAAGCGTTTTCCCGGTAACCGGCCAAGCACCATACTCATCGGCGAGAGACTCACTCCCTATGCCATGGGCGCACTGCTGGCGCTGTACGAGAACCGGATAGCCTTCCAGGGCTTTTGCTGGAATATCAACTCGTTTGACCAGGAAGGGGTGCAGTTGGGCAAGGTCCTGGCCGGACGGCTGCTGGACTGCCTGTCCGAGTCTCCCGCCGGGGCGGAGCATTCCCTGGAAAGAGGGCTCTTGAAGGCTGCCGGTCTGCTGTAA